Proteins from one Streptococcus mitis B6 genomic window:
- the nox gene encoding H2O-forming NADH oxidase gives MSKIVVVGANHAGTACINTMLDNFGNENEIVVFDQNSNISFLGCGMALWIGEQIDGAEGLFYSDKEKLEAKGAKVYMNSPVLSIDYDNKVVTAEVEGKEHKESYEKLIFATGSTPILPPIEGVEIVKGNREFKATLENVQFVKLYQNAEEVINKLADKSQHLDRIAVVGGGYIGVELAEAFERLGKEVVLVDIVDTVLNGYYDKDFTQMMAKNLEDHNIRLALGQTVKAIEGDGKVERLITDKETFDVDMVILAVGFRPNTALADGKIELFRNGAFLVDKKQETSLPGVFAVGDCATVYDNARKDTSYIALASNAVRTGIVGAYNACGHELEGIGVQGSNGISIYGLHMVSTGLTLEKAKAAGYNATETGFNDLQKPEFMKHDNHEVAIKIVFDKDSREILGAQMVSHDSAISMGIHMFSLAIQEHVQLINGLTDLFFLPHFNKPYNYITMAALTAEK, from the coding sequence ATGAGTAAAATCGTTGTAGTTGGTGCTAACCACGCTGGTACAGCATGTATTAATACTATGTTGGATAATTTTGGCAATGAGAACGAAATCGTTGTATTTGACCAAAACTCTAACATCTCTTTCCTAGGATGTGGAATGGCCCTTTGGATTGGTGAACAAATCGACGGTGCTGAAGGCTTGTTCTATTCTGATAAAGAAAAATTGGAAGCTAAAGGTGCTAAGGTTTACATGAACTCACCAGTTCTTTCAATCGACTATGATAACAAAGTAGTTACAGCAGAAGTTGAAGGGAAAGAGCACAAAGAATCATACGAGAAATTGATTTTCGCTACAGGTTCTACACCAATCTTGCCACCAATCGAAGGTGTTGAAATTGTTAAAGGAAACCGCGAATTTAAAGCAACTCTTGAAAATGTACAATTCGTTAAATTGTACCAAAACGCTGAAGAAGTTATCAATAAACTTGCTGACAAGAGCCAGCACCTTGACCGTATCGCCGTTGTTGGTGGTGGTTACATCGGTGTTGAACTTGCTGAAGCCTTTGAACGTCTTGGAAAAGAAGTTGTCCTTGTTGATATTGTTGATACTGTCTTGAACGGTTACTATGACAAAGACTTCACACAAATGATGGCGAAGAACTTGGAAGACCACAACATCCGCTTGGCGCTTGGTCAAACTGTTAAAGCAATTGAGGGTGACGGTAAAGTAGAACGTTTGATTACTGATAAAGAAACTTTCGATGTGGATATGGTTATCCTTGCAGTTGGTTTCCGTCCAAACACAGCTCTTGCTGACGGCAAGATTGAACTCTTCCGCAACGGTGCCTTCCTTGTAGACAAGAAACAAGAAACTTCACTTCCTGGTGTATTTGCTGTTGGTGATTGTGCGACTGTTTATGACAACGCTCGTAAAGACACTAGCTACATCGCGCTTGCTTCAAACGCTGTTCGTACTGGTATCGTTGGTGCCTACAATGCTTGTGGACATGAATTGGAAGGTATCGGTGTTCAAGGTTCAAACGGTATCTCTATCTACGGTCTTCACATGGTTTCAACTGGTTTGACTCTTGAAAAAGCGAAAGCTGCTGGTTACAATGCAACTGAAACAGGCTTTAACGATCTTCAAAAACCAGAATTCATGAAGCATGACAACCATGAAGTTGCCATCAAGATTGTCTTTGACAAAGATAGCCGTGAAATTCTTGGTGCACAAATGGTTTCACACGATTCTGCAATCAGCATGGGAATCCACATGTTCTCACTTGCTATCCAAGAGCATGTACAATTGATAAAT